A genomic region of Streptomyces sp. R33 contains the following coding sequences:
- the kdpA gene encoding potassium-transporting ATPase subunit KdpA, with product MSPVTAGVLQLLALVAALALAYRPLGDHMARVYSSKKHYRPEKWIYKVIGANPWAEMRWPAYLRGVLAFSAVSVLFLYLLQRVQGVLPGSLGFVSIDPDQAFNTAASFVANTNWQSYSGEQAMGHVVQTGGLAVQNFVSAAVGMAVAVALVRGFARSRTGELGNFWADLVRGTVRILLPISLIGAIVLVACGAIQNFAGIHEVGQFVNGHSTAAGQQWNGGAVASQEVIKELGTNGGGYFNANSAHPFENPTPFSNLFEIFLILLIPFALTRTFGRMVGSLRQGYAILATMATIWLGFTALMMWTEFAHHGPAFDIAGGAMEGKETRFGIGASAIFSVATTLTSTGAVNSFHSSYTGLGGGIQLLGMQLGEIAPGGVGSGLYGMLIMAIIAVFIAGLMVGRTPEYLGKKIGTREIKLAACYILITPALVLCFTAAAMALPTPGNSMANPGAHGFSEILYAYTSGANNNGSAFAGLNADTQWFNSTIGIAMLLGRFLPIVFVLALAGSLAEQQPVPETAGTLRTDKPLYAGLLVGTITIITGLTYFPALALGPLAEGLAS from the coding sequence ATGAGCCCCGTAACCGCTGGTGTGCTGCAGCTGCTCGCGCTCGTCGCCGCACTCGCCCTCGCATACCGCCCTCTCGGCGACCACATGGCCCGCGTCTACTCCTCCAAGAAGCACTACCGCCCGGAGAAGTGGATCTATAAGGTCATCGGCGCCAACCCCTGGGCCGAGATGCGCTGGCCCGCGTACCTGCGCGGCGTCCTGGCCTTCTCCGCAGTGAGCGTCCTCTTCCTCTACCTGCTCCAGCGCGTGCAGGGCGTGCTGCCCGGTTCGCTCGGCTTCGTGTCGATCGACCCCGACCAGGCGTTCAACACCGCCGCGTCGTTCGTGGCGAACACCAACTGGCAGTCGTACTCCGGCGAGCAGGCCATGGGCCACGTCGTGCAGACCGGCGGCCTCGCAGTGCAGAACTTCGTCTCGGCCGCGGTCGGCATGGCCGTCGCCGTGGCCCTCGTACGGGGCTTCGCGCGCTCGCGTACCGGCGAACTCGGCAACTTCTGGGCCGACCTGGTCCGCGGCACCGTCCGGATCCTGCTGCCGATCTCCCTGATCGGCGCGATCGTGCTGGTCGCCTGCGGCGCCATCCAGAACTTCGCCGGGATCCACGAGGTCGGCCAGTTCGTCAACGGGCACAGCACGGCCGCCGGCCAGCAGTGGAACGGCGGCGCGGTCGCCTCCCAGGAAGTCATCAAGGAACTCGGCACGAACGGCGGCGGCTACTTCAACGCCAACTCGGCCCACCCCTTCGAGAACCCGACCCCGTTCTCGAACCTCTTCGAGATCTTCCTGATCCTGCTCATCCCGTTCGCACTGACCCGCACCTTCGGCCGTATGGTCGGCAGCCTGCGCCAGGGCTACGCGATCCTCGCCACGATGGCCACGATCTGGCTCGGGTTCACCGCGCTGATGATGTGGACCGAGTTCGCCCACCACGGCCCGGCCTTCGACATCGCGGGCGGGGCGATGGAGGGCAAGGAGACCCGCTTCGGCATCGGCGCCTCGGCGATCTTCTCCGTCGCCACCACGCTCACCTCCACGGGCGCGGTCAACTCCTTCCACTCCTCCTACACCGGGCTCGGCGGCGGCATCCAGCTGCTGGGCATGCAGCTCGGCGAGATCGCGCCCGGCGGCGTCGGCTCGGGCCTCTACGGCATGCTGATCATGGCGATCATCGCCGTGTTCATCGCCGGCCTGATGGTCGGCCGTACGCCTGAATACCTGGGCAAGAAGATCGGCACCCGCGAGATCAAGCTGGCCGCCTGCTACATCCTCATCACCCCGGCGCTGGTGCTCTGCTTCACCGCCGCGGCGATGGCGCTGCCGACGCCCGGCAACTCGATGGCCAACCCGGGCGCGCACGGCTTCTCCGAGATCCTGTACGCCTACACCTCCGGCGCCAACAACAACGGCTCGGCCTTCGCGGGCCTGAACGCCGACACGCAGTGGTTCAACAGCACCATCGGCATCGCGATGCTGCTCGGCCGCTTCCTGCCGATCGTGTTCGTCCTCGCGCTGGCCGGGTCGCTCGCGGAGCAGCAGCCCGTGCCGGAGACGGCAGGCACCCTCCGTACCGACAAGCCGCTCTACGCGGGCCTGCTCGTCGGGACGATCACCATCATCACCGGTCTGACCTACTTCCCCGCCCTCGCGCTGGGTCCGCTCGCTGAAGGGCTCGCCTCATGA
- the kdpF gene encoding K(+)-transporting ATPase subunit F, whose amino-acid sequence MTAENIVGMLVAVSLLGYLVLALVYPERF is encoded by the coding sequence GTGACCGCCGAGAACATCGTCGGCATGCTCGTGGCCGTCTCCCTGCTGGGATACCTCGTCCTCGCCCTTGTGTACCCGGAGAGGTTCTGA
- a CDS encoding alpha/beta fold hydrolase, which translates to MAEHVVEADGVTLCTESFGEPSDPPVLLIMGLGASMLWWEEGFCRMLADGGRFVIRYDHRDTGRSVTYEPGRPGYTGADLVGDAARVLDAHGIPAAHVVGVSAGGALAQLLALHYADRVLSLVLISTSSAVPVGRELPSPTQEFMRFVSDAHVDWSDGDSVIDYQVGYARVLAGGRRPFDEAAARSLVRRDVERARDFTAARNHDSLPDGELPPAPLSSIAAPTLVIHGTADPMFPLRHGEALVEQIPEGGLLVLEDAGHGVDRADWATIVPAILEHTAAGRAR; encoded by the coding sequence ATGGCCGAGCACGTGGTGGAGGCGGACGGCGTTACGCTGTGCACCGAGTCCTTCGGCGAGCCGTCGGATCCTCCCGTCCTGCTCATCATGGGTCTTGGGGCCTCGATGCTCTGGTGGGAGGAGGGCTTTTGCCGGATGCTCGCCGACGGCGGCCGCTTCGTGATCCGCTACGACCACCGCGACACCGGCCGGTCCGTCACCTACGAGCCGGGCCGTCCCGGATACACCGGCGCGGACCTGGTCGGTGACGCCGCCCGCGTGCTCGACGCTCATGGCATCCCGGCCGCGCACGTCGTGGGTGTCTCGGCCGGAGGGGCACTCGCGCAGCTGCTCGCGCTCCACTACGCCGATCGTGTCCTCTCGCTCGTCCTGATCAGCACGTCCTCCGCCGTGCCTGTCGGCCGCGAACTTCCCTCGCCCACGCAGGAGTTCATGCGGTTCGTTTCCGACGCGCACGTCGACTGGTCGGACGGTGACTCGGTGATCGATTACCAGGTCGGCTACGCGCGCGTACTCGCCGGCGGTCGGCGCCCGTTCGACGAGGCCGCCGCCCGCAGCCTCGTCCGTCGCGACGTCGAGCGTGCGCGCGACTTCACCGCGGCCCGCAACCACGACTCGCTTCCGGACGGTGAGCTCCCACCAGCGCCCCTGTCCTCGATCGCCGCGCCCACGCTGGTGATCCACGGGACCGCCGATCCGATGTTCCCCCTCCGCCACGGTGAGGCTCTCGTGGAACAGATCCCCGAGGGCGGGCTCCTGGTGCTGGAGGACGCCGGCCACGGGGTCGATCGGGCCGACTGGGCGACGATCGTCCCCGCCATCCTCGAACACACCGCCGCGGGCCGTGCCCGTTAG
- a CDS encoding trans-aconitate 2-methyltransferase, with amino-acid sequence MAELYDAARPGYADPLVADVLAYAALGEREAVEVGAGTGKATVPFAAAGTPLVCIEPDPRMAEVLRRNTSRYPGVRVHSGGFEEWQPGGRRFGLLFAATSWHWVDPERRWGLARDALAPGGAVALFWNPQGVRDPRLHAALAEVDARHGIDHAPHGEPASSYGDVPGDWAGLPGWPEEECRRDGRFTQLRAVRYRQVQQYDTGRYLGYLASLSRYRVLPPDRRGQVLAETGRVLDAHGGGIEMDHFSDLFLARVG; translated from the coding sequence GTGGCCGAACTCTACGATGCCGCCCGCCCGGGATATGCGGACCCTCTGGTTGCGGACGTGCTCGCGTACGCGGCCCTGGGGGAGCGTGAGGCGGTGGAGGTCGGCGCGGGCACCGGCAAGGCCACGGTGCCGTTCGCGGCGGCGGGTACGCCGCTGGTGTGCATCGAGCCCGATCCGCGCATGGCAGAGGTGTTGCGCCGCAACACCTCGCGCTACCCGGGGGTCCGGGTGCACAGCGGTGGCTTCGAGGAGTGGCAGCCCGGTGGCCGCCGTTTCGGGCTGCTGTTCGCTGCCACGTCCTGGCACTGGGTGGACCCGGAGCGGCGTTGGGGTCTGGCCCGGGACGCACTCGCGCCGGGCGGGGCCGTGGCGTTGTTCTGGAACCCGCAGGGGGTCCGCGATCCGCGGTTGCACGCCGCCCTGGCCGAGGTCGACGCCCGCCACGGGATCGACCACGCGCCGCATGGTGAGCCGGCGTCCTCGTACGGCGACGTGCCCGGGGACTGGGCCGGTCTGCCCGGCTGGCCCGAGGAGGAATGCCGGCGCGACGGGCGCTTCACGCAGCTGCGTGCCGTCCGGTACCGCCAGGTTCAGCAGTACGACACCGGGCGATACCTGGGATACCTGGCCTCGCTCTCGCGCTATCGCGTCCTGCCCCCCGACCGGCGCGGGCAGGTCCTCGCCGAGACGGGCCGGGTCCTGGACGCCCACGGTGGCGGCATCGAAATGGACCACTTCAGCGACCTCTTCCTCGCCCGCGTGGGGTGA
- the budA gene encoding acetolactate decarboxylase, whose protein sequence is MPGPNPTPRNTPGRIFQASTMTAMLEGVYEGTTTIAELCRHGDFGIGTFDRLDGEMIVLDGRCYRLRADGTAGEADLATRTPLAAVTYFHGEYDWRMTEPVDATELRAAIDKWLPSPNMFYAVRVDGHFDHMVTRMLPEQHRPYPRLIDAVAEQIVSTHTDLDGTIVGFRSPTHMLGVAAAGYHLHFLSGCRTRGGHAYDFVLRSGRVRVDVGYELVLRMPRTADFHTAQLGRGDIAAEIEAVLQGGRRP, encoded by the coding sequence ATGCCGGGACCGAACCCGACTCCGCGGAACACGCCGGGGCGGATCTTCCAGGCCTCGACCATGACGGCCATGCTGGAAGGCGTCTACGAAGGCACGACGACCATCGCCGAGCTCTGCCGCCACGGCGACTTCGGCATCGGCACCTTCGACCGGCTCGACGGCGAGATGATCGTCCTCGACGGCCGATGCTACCGATTACGCGCCGACGGCACCGCAGGTGAAGCCGACCTTGCCACGCGAACACCGCTCGCGGCAGTGACCTACTTCCACGGCGAGTACGACTGGCGGATGACCGAGCCCGTCGACGCCACAGAGCTGCGCGCGGCGATCGACAAGTGGCTGCCGAGCCCCAACATGTTCTACGCAGTGCGCGTCGACGGGCACTTCGACCACATGGTCACCCGCATGCTCCCGGAGCAGCACCGCCCCTACCCCCGGCTGATCGACGCGGTGGCGGAACAGATCGTCTCCACCCACACCGACCTGGACGGAACCATCGTCGGTTTCCGCAGCCCCACCCACATGCTCGGGGTGGCCGCGGCCGGATACCACCTGCACTTCCTCTCCGGCTGCCGCACGCGTGGCGGCCACGCCTACGACTTCGTACTCCGCTCCGGGCGGGTGCGCGTGGACGTGGGCTACGAGCTGGTCCTCCGTATGCCGCGCACGGCGGACTTCCACACGGCGCAGCTCGGCCGTGGCGACATCGCGGCTGAGATCGAGGCGGTGCTCCAGGGCGGCCGCAGGCCCTGA
- a CDS encoding chloride channel protein, with product MTQPTQPGRSPSPQPPSRPAEPQKLGELLRTPGYLKTLVFCGLIGIPVSLAAFWFLAGLRKLESLVWTDLPHALGHDTPPWWWPLPLLLISGICVGQIVTRFPGAGGHIPASGLHAGGPGAVALPGVVLAAAFSLPLGATLGPEAPLIALGGGLAIALRHLTGTPETPMSTALLGAAGAAAAIATIFGNPLIGAVLLMEVVGVGGPQLFAVMLPALLSSGIGSLVFTGFGRWTGLGTGDLKLKAGPQFPRLDVGDVGWSILIAVALAAGVHLIQHGGRLTAIHVARRPLTLTVLCALAAGVCAAAYALGTGRSPADVASSGQTTLGELAGDPHAWGVGALIAVLLCKGAAFSLCLGSLRGGPIFPSLFLGAAAGVLCSPLPGLGIGAGLAAGMAAATVSALRLPVSSVVLVVLVLGSTEMIPVAILSTVVAFVTAELLPPGPPIPPVGRPAQPAAPAP from the coding sequence ATGACGCAGCCGACGCAGCCGGGTCGGAGTCCGAGTCCGCAGCCGCCATCACGGCCCGCGGAGCCACAGAAGCTCGGCGAGCTGCTGCGGACTCCCGGATACCTCAAGACGCTGGTGTTCTGCGGGCTCATCGGCATCCCGGTATCGCTGGCCGCATTCTGGTTCCTCGCCGGGCTCCGGAAACTGGAGAGCCTGGTGTGGACGGACCTCCCGCACGCCCTCGGCCACGACACTCCGCCGTGGTGGTGGCCCCTGCCGCTCCTGCTCATATCGGGCATCTGCGTCGGGCAGATCGTCACCCGTTTCCCCGGGGCCGGCGGGCACATCCCCGCGTCCGGCCTGCACGCGGGCGGCCCCGGAGCCGTAGCCCTGCCCGGAGTGGTCCTCGCGGCGGCGTTCAGCCTGCCGCTCGGCGCCACGCTCGGCCCCGAGGCCCCGCTGATCGCGCTGGGCGGCGGACTCGCGATCGCACTGCGGCACCTCACGGGAACGCCGGAGACACCGATGAGCACCGCGCTGCTGGGCGCGGCCGGCGCCGCTGCCGCGATCGCCACCATCTTCGGCAATCCCCTGATCGGTGCGGTGCTGCTGATGGAGGTCGTGGGCGTGGGCGGGCCCCAGCTGTTCGCCGTCATGCTGCCCGCGCTGCTCTCCAGCGGCATCGGCTCGCTCGTGTTCACCGGTTTCGGCCGCTGGACCGGTCTGGGGACCGGCGATCTGAAGCTGAAGGCCGGCCCGCAGTTCCCCCGTCTGGACGTCGGTGACGTGGGCTGGTCGATCCTGATCGCCGTGGCCCTCGCCGCCGGGGTGCACCTGATCCAGCACGGCGGCCGGCTGACCGCCATCCACGTCGCCCGACGGCCCCTGACCCTCACGGTGCTCTGCGCGCTCGCCGCCGGCGTCTGCGCCGCCGCCTATGCCCTGGGTACCGGCCGCTCTCCCGCGGATGTGGCCTCCTCGGGCCAGACCACCCTGGGCGAGCTGGCCGGAGATCCGCACGCCTGGGGCGTGGGCGCGCTGATCGCCGTCCTCCTGTGCAAGGGCGCCGCCTTCTCCCTGTGCCTGGGCAGCCTGCGCGGCGGCCCCATCTTCCCGTCCCTGTTCCTCGGCGCCGCGGCCGGGGTCCTCTGCTCGCCCCTGCCCGGCCTGGGCATCGGCGCCGGGCTGGCGGCCGGCATGGCTGCCGCCACCGTGAGCGCGCTGAGGCTGCCGGTCAGCAGTGTGGTCCTCGTGGTCCTGGTCCTGGGCAGCACCGAGATGATCCCGGTGGCGATCCTCTCCACCGTCGTGGCGTTCGTGACCGCCGAACTCCTGCCGCCGGGCCCGCCGATCCCACCCGTAGGCCGCCCGGCCCAGCCCGCCGCGCCTGCGCCGTAG
- a CDS encoding SHOCT domain-containing protein, translating into MPGLLRGVARTAVIAGTATAVSNRVSRRQAGRWAQQDAVQEPVAAAPPPAAAPVAAPAAAPAAAPAADDMTTKIDQLKQLSTLKEQGVLTEEEFAEQKRRILG; encoded by the coding sequence ATGCCCGGACTTCTTCGCGGAGTCGCCCGTACGGCCGTCATCGCCGGCACCGCCACCGCCGTGTCCAACCGGGTGTCGCGGCGGCAGGCCGGCCGGTGGGCCCAGCAGGACGCCGTGCAAGAGCCGGTGGCCGCTGCGCCGCCCCCGGCTGCGGCCCCGGTTGCGGCCCCGGCTGCGGCCCCGGCTGCGGCTCCTGCCGCCGATGACATGACCACGAAGATCGACCAGCTCAAGCAGCTCAGCACCCTCAAGGAGCAGGGAGTGCTGACCGAGGAGGAATTCGCCGAGCAGAAGCGCCGGATCCTCGGCTGA
- a CDS encoding DUF6325 family protein, protein MSSEAEESRGFGDIEDMGPVDYAVIEFPGSHMTGNGLPMLVDLVDRGIIRIFDLVFVRKDLDGSVTAVELTDFGDEVDLSVFEGASSGLLDQSDIDDAGTALEPGNSAGIIVYENRWAAPFARELRRGGAQLVAAGRIPVQALLASLDAMEVPPAGG, encoded by the coding sequence ATGAGCAGCGAGGCCGAGGAATCCCGCGGATTCGGTGACATCGAGGACATGGGCCCCGTGGACTACGCCGTGATCGAGTTCCCGGGCAGTCACATGACGGGCAACGGACTGCCCATGCTCGTGGATCTCGTCGATCGCGGCATCATCCGGATCTTCGACCTGGTCTTCGTCCGCAAGGACCTGGACGGCTCGGTGACGGCGGTGGAACTGACCGACTTCGGCGACGAGGTCGACCTGTCGGTCTTCGAAGGAGCCTCGTCCGGCCTGCTGGACCAGAGCGACATCGACGATGCCGGCACCGCTCTGGAACCCGGGAACTCGGCGGGGATCATCGTTTACGAGAACAGGTGGGCGGCGCCGTTCGCCCGCGAACTGCGGCGCGGAGGCGCCCAGCTCGTGGCGGCCGGCCGGATTCCCGTCCAGGCTCTGCTCGCCTCGCTGGACGCCATGGAGGTCCCGCCCGCCGGCGGGTGA
- a CDS encoding GAP family protein, producing MVLDLMLIALVITLYPLPMMAFALVVSSDRGVWKGLAFILAWLACLVAVIAVVLALTDGQPPPPRSPPGVAGLAAKLAIGIGLVLYGLHRRRLMQASSAAPAGTAEGAASGAPESAAASPGAEAQEERADKVAEGLDRSSVWAAAGLAVLVQPWGMVAAGATTVLEANASHAATYAALFGFCLLATSSLLAAELYIVFSPEVAQARLLRMREWLKAHSQQAIVVLCLALGLWLTGKSIYQLTS from the coding sequence ATGGTTCTCGACCTGATGCTGATCGCCCTGGTCATCACGCTCTATCCGCTGCCCATGATGGCGTTCGCACTCGTGGTGTCGTCCGATAGGGGCGTCTGGAAGGGCCTCGCCTTCATTCTGGCCTGGCTCGCCTGCCTCGTCGCGGTGATCGCCGTCGTCCTCGCGCTGACCGACGGCCAGCCCCCGCCGCCGCGCTCCCCTCCCGGCGTGGCAGGACTTGCGGCCAAGTTGGCCATCGGGATCGGGCTGGTGCTCTACGGACTGCACCGCCGCCGCCTCATGCAGGCGAGCTCCGCGGCCCCGGCGGGTACTGCGGAGGGTGCTGCGTCCGGTGCCCCGGAGAGTGCTGCGGCATCCCCCGGCGCGGAGGCTCAGGAAGAACGGGCCGACAAGGTGGCCGAAGGCCTTGACCGCAGTTCGGTCTGGGCGGCGGCTGGCCTGGCCGTGCTCGTCCAGCCGTGGGGCATGGTGGCGGCGGGTGCGACGACCGTACTCGAGGCGAACGCCTCCCACGCGGCCACCTACGCGGCCCTGTTCGGCTTCTGCCTGCTCGCGACCTCGAGCCTGCTGGCCGCCGAGCTGTACATCGTGTTCTCCCCCGAGGTGGCGCAGGCACGGCTCCTGCGCATGCGCGAATGGCTGAAGGCCCACTCGCAGCAGGCGATCGTCGTCCTGTGCCTGGCACTCGGCCTGTGGCTGACCGGCAAGAGCATCTACCAGCTGACCAGCTGA
- a CDS encoding YhjD/YihY/BrkB family envelope integrity protein encodes MAARPLSASLSTVPLPGALMASGKRAHNAMHPAWWRTRSRTAAVRARRLQREAEARFPVITHVAERMVAVNIFDSATRLAAQCFLTAVPLVFAVASFAPEGLQQQMAESVRAVFGLTGEASEQVDDIFGGTDSEFQNAVGLVGALMVLLSSTAVSRAMQRLCKRAWEIPRTGVHIAIWRWVAWIGVWVFVLIVQGPVRNGFGVGLWLGIPLTFVFLALAWWWSQHLLLGGLVGWLPLLPGAVLTALGSTALSLVARFYMPRALNRALSDYGSAGSVFVLLSWLIVVCVAIAIGVTAGAVLAQEPFLAGRLGSPPPKRLRDDQG; translated from the coding sequence GTGGCTGCCCGGCCGTTGTCCGCCTCCCTCTCCACCGTCCCGCTCCCCGGTGCGCTGATGGCCTCCGGCAAGCGGGCGCACAATGCCATGCACCCCGCCTGGTGGAGGACCCGTTCGCGCACGGCGGCGGTGAGGGCGCGACGCCTCCAGCGCGAGGCGGAGGCCCGCTTCCCGGTGATCACCCATGTGGCGGAGCGCATGGTGGCGGTGAACATCTTCGACTCCGCGACGCGGCTCGCCGCGCAGTGCTTCCTCACCGCCGTGCCCCTGGTCTTCGCCGTGGCGTCGTTCGCGCCCGAAGGCCTGCAGCAGCAAATGGCCGAATCCGTGCGCGCGGTCTTCGGGCTCACCGGCGAGGCGAGCGAGCAGGTGGACGACATCTTCGGCGGCACCGACAGCGAATTCCAGAATGCGGTGGGCCTGGTGGGCGCCCTGATGGTGCTGCTGTCCTCGACCGCCGTCAGCCGCGCCATGCAACGCCTGTGCAAGCGGGCGTGGGAGATTCCGCGGACGGGGGTCCACATCGCGATCTGGCGCTGGGTCGCCTGGATCGGTGTCTGGGTCTTCGTGCTGATCGTGCAGGGACCGGTCCGTAACGGGTTCGGCGTCGGACTGTGGCTGGGCATCCCCCTCACGTTCGTCTTCCTGGCGCTGGCCTGGTGGTGGTCGCAGCACCTCCTGCTGGGCGGACTGGTGGGCTGGCTCCCCCTGCTGCCGGGAGCGGTGCTCACCGCCCTGGGCTCCACCGCCCTCTCGCTCGTCGCACGTTTCTACATGCCGCGCGCCCTCAATCGGGCGCTGAGCGACTACGGGTCGGCCGGTTCGGTCTTCGTCCTGCTGTCCTGGCTGATCGTGGTGTGCGTGGCCATCGCCATCGGTGTCACTGCGGGCGCCGTCCTGGCGCAGGAGCCCTTCCTGGCCGGGCGGCTGGGCAGTCCGCCCCCCAAGCGGCTGAGGGACGACCAGGGCTGA
- a CDS encoding DUF2252 domain-containing protein: protein MAMHAAGAENGTRGLSAAERAERGRAARRRTPRSAHGEFEPPADRRDPVEVLEGQAAGRVPELVPIRYGRMSESPFRFYRGAAAVMAADLAHTPDSGLRAQLCGDAHMLNYGLLGTPERNLLFDVNDFDETLPGPWEWDVKRLAVSLAIAGRENGFTDGERAAIVRSAGRSYREQMRRYAVMRHLDVWYARVDAEQLQTLGAAELRSRGRKRLDEELAKARGRDSLQAAGKLTEVVSGERRFRSVPPLVIPLTELLADNERGPLEEQIREMVEEYGQTLPSDRRHLLRQFTVVDMARKVVGVGSVGTRCWIILLLGRDGDDPLILQAKEAGESVLAPYVGAAEHSMQGERVVAGQRLMQAASDIFLGWYRAKGIDGRERDFYVRQLRDWKGSIEPELMAPRGMQTLGDVCATTLARAHARSGDRIGIAAYLGSADVFDQALVRFAEAYADRNERDHRALVDAVASGRVAAESA from the coding sequence ATGGCAATGCATGCCGCAGGGGCGGAGAACGGCACCCGCGGACTGTCCGCCGCGGAGCGGGCCGAGCGCGGTCGCGCCGCCCGGCGGCGGACACCCCGCTCCGCGCACGGGGAGTTCGAACCGCCCGCGGACCGACGGGATCCGGTGGAGGTACTCGAAGGGCAGGCGGCCGGCCGAGTGCCGGAGCTGGTGCCGATCCGCTACGGGCGGATGTCGGAGTCCCCGTTCCGCTTCTATCGGGGCGCCGCCGCCGTCATGGCCGCCGACCTGGCCCACACCCCGGACTCCGGCCTCCGGGCCCAACTGTGCGGCGACGCACACATGTTGAACTACGGCCTCCTCGGCACCCCCGAGCGGAACCTGCTGTTCGACGTGAACGATTTCGACGAGACACTGCCCGGACCCTGGGAGTGGGACGTCAAGCGGCTGGCCGTGAGCCTGGCCATCGCCGGGCGGGAGAACGGCTTCACCGATGGCGAGCGCGCCGCGATCGTCCGGTCCGCGGGCCGCTCCTACCGTGAGCAGATGCGCCGCTACGCCGTCATGCGCCACCTCGACGTCTGGTACGCGAGGGTCGACGCGGAGCAGCTCCAGACGCTGGGGGCGGCCGAACTGCGCTCGCGCGGCCGCAAGCGGCTGGACGAGGAGCTGGCCAAAGCACGCGGGCGGGACAGCCTGCAGGCCGCCGGGAAACTCACCGAGGTGGTGTCCGGCGAGCGCCGGTTCAGGTCGGTACCGCCCCTGGTCATACCGCTCACGGAGCTGCTGGCGGACAATGAGCGCGGCCCGCTGGAGGAGCAGATCCGCGAAATGGTCGAAGAGTACGGCCAGACCCTCCCTTCGGACCGGCGCCACCTGCTGCGGCAGTTCACCGTCGTCGACATGGCCCGCAAGGTGGTGGGCGTCGGCAGTGTGGGCACCCGGTGCTGGATCATTCTGCTCCTGGGCAGGGACGGCGACGACCCGTTGATCCTCCAGGCCAAGGAGGCCGGCGAGTCGGTCCTCGCCCCGTACGTCGGCGCCGCCGAGCATTCCATGCAGGGCGAACGGGTGGTGGCCGGGCAGCGCCTGATGCAGGCAGCCAGCGACATCTTCCTGGGCTGGTACCGGGCGAAGGGCATCGACGGCCGCGAGCGGGACTTCTACGTACGGCAGTTGCGGGACTGGAAGGGGAGCATCGAACCGGAGCTCATGGCGCCGCGGGGCATGCAGACGCTCGGCGACGTGTGCGCGACCACCCTGGCCCGGGCACACGCCCGGTCCGGCGACCGGATCGGCATCGCCGCCTACCTGGGTAGCGCCGACGTGTTCGATCAGGCGCTGGTGCGGTTCGCGGAGGCCTACGCCGACCGGAACGAGCGCGACCACCGGGCCCTGGTGGACGCGGTGGCCTCGGGCCGGGTGGCGGCGGAATCGGCCTGA